Within the Salvia hispanica cultivar TCC Black 2014 chromosome 4, UniMelb_Shisp_WGS_1.0, whole genome shotgun sequence genome, the region GGAAATATTCTTGACTTCATAGCATTAGCAATCTtgacttcaaattttaatcaacTAATTTAACTAGTTTTAGTCATTTAAAGTCATTCTATTGATTGATGAATGGACAGAACAAAGGTGAGGTCCATTCTCGGCCAACTGAAAGTGGCGTGAGATGAAGGCATCGGTGGCGCAAGGCAGCTCTGGTTCAGGTCGTCAGCCCAAAGAGAGGGAGGAAGAGAATGGTGGCGAGGTCCATTCTCAGCCAATTAAAAAGGTCTCGTATCCACTCATTTATAGAGAAGTTAGGATCATTAATTtgtcgatgtgggacaagaagGGGTTACAATATGCATCGCAATGTGTGGGTTGGAATAATCATCAGATCATACTTGCAACAAAGAAACTCATCTCTGACTTGGGCTCCTGCTCTAATACCAAGTTACAAATATGTCACTCGCCCTCTTAAAAGCCCTTAAAGAATAGCTATCTATTCATTTATAGAGAAGTTAGGATCCCCAATTTATCAACGCGAAACAAGAAGGTTTCAATACCAATCACTTCTTTACAATGTTAGACTATGATTAATAACTAATCTTACTATCAAACAACCCTAAGATGTTATGTTTGTTCATATAGAACTTGTGTTTATCATAGTAGCAAATTGGACATcccatttttattataaagagaaaaataaagatattgtCATATGGAGTAACGTTTAGATGTAGTTTTATTGTCAACCTTTTTGGTTTAGTAATTCTTGAGAATTAAAGTTGGTCAAAGATCCATTGTTATATAATGAGGCCTCCACATGGCCTCTTGGTTATCCACGTCATCACATCAtatgcaattttaaatttgtctGTTGGTAGCATTATACTtcttgtatttatttaatattcctTCACATGGCTACTGACATGCAACTACATATATTGATCCCCCAACCCCCCCTTTCCCTCaaccaatttcttaaattcagGTGTTCACATGGATAATACTATGTAATTTCATgtatattcaaaattcaatGTTTAATTACGTACacatatactcctatttggATGTAAGCCACGTAAGTGCATgtataaaaaatgtactacagaaatattgcaatttaaatcccattttatgattttgttgcAAAATCTAATAATTTTAACACGTTTTGATAATCCATTGGCCATTATAGGGAATAGACTCTAGATATTCATCATAGAAAAAACTCAAAACTGATCGAGTCCCGTgttgtcaattttatttataaatctcTCAAATTATAACTCAATTTGTTGAGAAGCTCTAACTCCATTTCAAAAGATGGTATTATTGAGATAGTTTAAGAATTGAGTGTAGTTtgcaataaatttaaagaattaagatttaagaatTGTGGATATAGAAAAGAATGTTACTCTCAAAAAAGTAATTGGGTTTAGGTTGTTAGACTGGGTGCAACTTGCTATATTATGATGCATGCTTATAATGATGTGTTAAACCCTGTTTTTTGTCATGATTGGCTTGTTTTAAAAGCATATATTTGTACGTACAAATCAATTTTGCTAATAAATTGGGTCTTAACGTTCCACATAGATCGTATAGTAGCCAATTATAAGCATTGAtatgtgataattaatcaTGTTGTTAGGATAGTTAATCTTGTAACGACCcacttaattattaatataactatataagtaTTAGATCCCTACCTTTAGGTATAATGGATTCAATCACTAGAGATGTTTTTCATTGCAGGCCCaactataatttttcatgatgTTGTTGGCAAAATTAAGCGTTTGCCTTTTCCATCAATCTAAAGGTCTaagaaattattgaaattccttttcttttcagtAGTCTTGTCCTTAATCAGATGTAATGTTATGAACCTAATAATTGTAAACAGAAAAACCCAAATACACAAGTAactaaaatcaagaaaatttgaaaaatcaatagTGAGACAACCGAGGAACCACTTGGTGTAGTTGTGTTGGAATTAAATGACCAAttcaaaaatgttttattagaaaatattaCTTCTTCAAAAATAGATATATGTATAAAGAGATACTGAAAGTTATTGCAAAAGGAAATACACACTTGATAGAGGTGTGATCCATTGCTAACTGTGTTAATTAatcaatgcagtgtattaaaaatatcaatacgatgacattgaaatgtcaatataaacttagttgatagtattttaatacactgtgttgacattgatatttaaaatatcaacacaaatttatattgacattttaacaTGATCGGGTTGACActtttaatacactgcgttgatgagttaacattttaacaatttaagaaaagttagtatTGTAACCCAGCCCCTcacttataattattttgaacatacaaaaacattaaattgaGCTttcactattaaaaaaatgccaaaaatacataaaaccTCTTAAACTTAGTAGAGTCCTAGGATTGGGCTTGTGGCTAATAAAAGTAGATAATAAAGTTATGtattggagtatttatagcAAGAGATCTGTCACAAATTATTTGAGGAGAATGATGATATAACGAGGTTTTGGTTTGTGGCTCGCGTTGTTGTGTTAATCCACAAACCACACATTATAGTTGTAAAAGCTGGCATATATTGATGGAGATTTGAGAGGAGTAGTACTACCAATTGATTTATTTCCATTCCATTAAAGAAGCATATAATAAACACaggcacatatatatattaagcTTGTGAAGAAACACATCATGTTCAAGCTATGCATTATACAGATTTGTAGGGCACAAACTAGGGACATCAATcacccttttcttttttatgacAGAAGTAGGTTTTGGTTGTTTGTTATAATGTTGTTGAAGAAATTGGTTGAGCGAGTTAGATGTGACCACACACACAACTTCCCAACGTGGGAGGTTCCTCTAATTAAGacttcaatttctttcataatctcatttctatttatggcTTCAAATCAATCAAGGCAATATATGTAAGAAAACAACAATGCATTTTCATGCAAAGAAGAGAGATGTTAAAATGATAACTTTGTATTAATATAGTACAACATTACAAGGGGAGAGTGATGATAAGTTTGCTATCAGTCATCCTCCAATAAGTTCTCACCCTAAGACATAAATTAAACTAGAGTGGGAGACCATGAGACAACATTTTTCTAACTACAATATGCGCCGCCTGCTGTTATTCTTACAGTAACAATGACAGTAAGATCAGGTTCAGTTAGATTTCATCTCAATGTCGTCGTCTTCTTTTGAATCTTTTGAATCGGCATTAGCTATATCTTCGGGGAGGAGGCAGAGTAGTGGTAAAGGTAACAATGAACTGAGATTGCAGAGAATAATGAGAAGGGCAAGATTGTCAAATCTATCCTTCGTCACACCAAAGAGCTGAGTTAGTCCAGCTCCCATCAGGCCTCCGAGGACACTCCCAGCATTGCAAATTGACATGAGGGTCGCGAAAAGAGTAGCCTCCACGCCCTCCGGGCATAGTTTAGCTGCTAACACGAGAACAGGCATGAACGACACCTGCCATGGAAACTTATTGTTAACCTCGCAGATAAGAACATTCGGTAGGTACCAGTTTCCTTCATCGGGCCGACTGACTAATCATGAaagattgagagagagagagagagagagagacctgTCCAAGAACTGTCAAGATCAGAGAGTCGCCAATTGAGAACCATTCATCACTTATGCCGAACCGTCTGTTCAATCCAGTGACAAGCACAACCTAAAAGATGACATCGAAACCCACTTCAAAGGGAAGATATTATAAAACGGAAGGTGAAACTACCTGAAAGACCACGTATCGAAGGGCATGAAACATACCTGAGTCATCCCAAGGGTTGAACCAACAACGGTAGTAGctagaaatatttttctcaagCGCACGGTTTTCAGGTAACCATTGTAAAGTCCAACACCAAGCAGCGATGCAACGGAAGTTACAAGCTTAACACGTCCCAGAAACTCAGGGGTAAAACCGAGTTTGTTTGTACTGGATACAGAAATAATCTAAATTGTAACATGATGACTAAgatgaaattattgaaaatatcaagatcTCAAAGATGAAAACACCACGTACGTGAAATAAAACATGGCAGAATCAGAGTGTGGTGTTGCTTGccataagaaaataaataaggtTGGAAGTAACACATTGGGTTGCTTTACAGCACTCCACAATTGCATTATGCTACTTTTTGAGCTTGCTATAAAACCCGTATTGGTGTCCGACGAAATATTATGTCCCCTCGTTGAGCCATATACCGGCTGTTCTTTCACAAGGACTGCAACTGCAGATGTTATCAAGGGAAGCAAAGCTGTCAATCCAAAGACAAACCTGCAAGTATTTAGAATTCATAAGTTAAGATGACATATACGTTAAGAAGAAGATAGACTATCCGTCATACCTAACTCCATAAGTACCCACCAAGGATCCACTGAAGTAAGAACTCACAATGCTTCCAAAAGCAGAAGAACCCCAGCATAAAGACTGAAGAGATCCGGACATGCTTTGTGATTCACCACGAGCCCTTTCTACAACCATAGAGTCAACAACCTGCACCACCCCCCTTTATCACAATAGGCTACCAGGTGGAAGAACAATGGTTTCATCTAGGCAGGCTGTATAGTGCACATGCTAAAGAACTTATGAGGAAAGTAGACgaggaaaattgaaaatatgcaCCTAAAATTCAGTGTGGATGTAGTTTATGCACAGATCAACTAAAATATCAAGATGGCTAATGTGAGATTTGAAAAGGAGTAAGAGCTATCTTACAGCCTCCCAAGTACACCAATCTCATAATTAAAACACCGGTACTTACTACATCTGAAAATGCTACAGAAAGCGATCCAAGAAGTATGCAAAAGGCAACGCCATATTTGCTGGCGACAAAGGTAGCCATCAAAGTCCATGACAGAGCTCCTAGAAGTCCTGATAAGACCAAATATGACCTCCTTCGATAGCCAAAAAGCGGCACGGAATCACTGCAGAGCATTCACAGTtaatatattgcattttatccaaaacaaaaatg harbors:
- the LOC125218198 gene encoding folate-biopterin transporter 1, chloroplastic; the protein is MSVSVASPPPSLRRDPSPEPLLDSGYRRGNGDTGVSSKAAPLKKKYAINTMKCFGVELSPDNIAVAMVYFVQGVLGLSRIAVNFYLKDDLHLDPAETAIISGVSSLPWLVKPLYGFISDSVPLFGYRRRSYLVLSGLLGALSWTLMATFVASKYGVAFCILLGSLSVAFSDVVVDSMVVERARGESQSMSGSLQSLCWGSSAFGSIVSSYFSGSLVGTYGVRFVFGLTALLPLITSAVAVLVKEQPVYGSTRGHNISSDTNTGFIASSKSSIMQLWSAVKQPNVLLPTLFIFLWQATPHSDSAMFYFTTNKLGFTPEFLGRVKLVTSVASLLGVGLYNGYLKTVRLRKIFLATTVVGSTLGMTQVVLVTGLNRRFGISDEWFSIGDSLILTVLGQVSFMPVLVLAAKLCPEGVEATLFATLMSICNAGSVLGGLMGAGLTQLFGVTKDRFDNLALLIILCNLSSLLPLPLLCLLPEDIANADSKDSKEDDDIEMKSN